One window of Desulfobacca acetoxidans DSM 11109 genomic DNA carries:
- a CDS encoding WecB/TagA/CpsF family glycosyltransferase, producing the protein MTKRLKILDIWVDAITKPEAMQKVADILKNGQRPHAIFAANPEKNFSVPKDPELHKIFEQADILLPDGIGMVWAARTLYGANLDRIPGAEFFEDICALAAQGGYKVFIYGSTEEVNRQSAEILQARFPGLLIAGRAHGYLGIKDMPALIKHINSSQAEILFIALGSPKQEKWFGAHKDSLRSVKIVQGIGGTLDTIVGKVRRAPEIWRRVYAEWLYRLLKEPKRLKRQKVLPLFMVGVLHKKFKQVICSLGGS; encoded by the coding sequence ATGACTAAACGCCTAAAAATTCTTGATATCTGGGTTGATGCGATAACTAAGCCGGAGGCAATGCAAAAGGTGGCTGATATTTTGAAAAACGGCCAAAGACCGCATGCTATCTTTGCCGCCAATCCGGAAAAGAACTTCTCTGTTCCCAAGGACCCGGAATTACATAAGATATTCGAACAGGCCGATATTCTCCTCCCTGATGGTATCGGCATGGTGTGGGCAGCCAGAACGCTGTATGGGGCCAACCTAGACCGCATTCCCGGAGCCGAATTTTTCGAGGATATCTGTGCGTTGGCCGCGCAAGGAGGGTATAAGGTTTTTATCTATGGCTCAACTGAAGAAGTCAACCGACAGTCAGCGGAAATTTTACAAGCTCGCTTTCCGGGTCTGTTGATTGCCGGAAGAGCACATGGCTATTTAGGCATAAAAGACATGCCCGCCCTCATCAAACACATCAATAGTTCACAGGCTGAAATTCTTTTCATAGCCCTGGGTTCCCCCAAACAGGAGAAATGGTTTGGAGCTCATAAAGACTCTCTCCGCTCTGTTAAGATCGTCCAGGGAATTGGCGGCACCCTTGACACTATAGTAGGTAAGGTCCGAAGGGCTCCTGAGATTTGGCGTCGGGTTTATGCCGAATGGTTGTATCGTCTCCTCAAAGAGCCGAAGCGCTTAAAAAGACAGAAGGTCCTGCCCC